The proteins below come from a single Moritella sp. F3 genomic window:
- the add gene encoding adenosine deaminase, giving the protein MNYFDLPKIDLHCHLDGSVRPETIIALAAEQNITLPSNDIEEIRTLMIAPETCTDLGEYLQRFDLPLSVMQTAAGIERISFELFEDAAKENVKYLEVRFGPMLHLEQGLTLEQVFDSVVAGMKRAEAMYDIKGNYILSILRHMPKDRIKEVLDTAAKYLNDGIVAFDLAGGEAPGFCAEFVPYAEYAIEKGYRVTIHAGEQGVGQNVFDAVSLLGAERVGHGIHITGHEDAYNLVKTKNVALETCPSSNVQTKAVEDLASHPVKAFYQDGIQITINTDNRTVSNTTMTDEVRKVMEEFNLSREDYFNIYKISIEHAFASDEVKQHLSTFAE; this is encoded by the coding sequence ATGAATTACTTTGACTTACCAAAGATTGATCTACATTGCCACCTAGACGGTAGTGTTCGCCCAGAAACAATCATTGCGCTTGCAGCAGAACAAAACATTACCCTACCAAGTAATGACATTGAAGAAATCAGAACCTTAATGATCGCACCTGAGACATGTACAGATCTTGGGGAATACCTACAGCGTTTTGACTTGCCATTATCAGTAATGCAAACAGCAGCAGGTATCGAGCGTATTTCTTTTGAATTATTTGAAGATGCTGCAAAAGAAAACGTAAAATACCTAGAAGTACGTTTTGGGCCTATGCTACACCTTGAGCAAGGTCTAACTCTTGAGCAAGTATTTGATAGTGTTGTTGCTGGTATGAAACGTGCCGAAGCAATGTATGACATCAAAGGTAACTACATTTTATCTATCTTACGTCACATGCCAAAAGATAGAATTAAAGAAGTACTGGATACGGCAGCTAAATACTTAAACGACGGCATTGTTGCATTCGATTTAGCCGGTGGTGAAGCACCGGGATTCTGCGCTGAGTTTGTGCCTTATGCAGAATATGCCATTGAAAAAGGTTACCGTGTAACCATTCATGCTGGTGAGCAAGGTGTGGGTCAGAACGTATTTGATGCAGTCTCATTATTAGGTGCAGAACGTGTTGGCCACGGTATTCATATTACTGGTCATGAAGATGCATACAATCTGGTTAAAACAAAAAATGTGGCACTAGAAACTTGCCCGAGTAGTAATGTGCAAACAAAAGCAGTTGAAGATTTAGCAAGTCACCCTGTTAAAGCTTTCTATCAAGACGGAATTCAAATCACCATAAATACCGATAACCGTACTGTGTCAAATACCACAATGACAGATGAAGTACGTAAAGTGATGGAAGAGTTTAATCTAAGCCGTGAAGACTACTTCAACATTTACAAGATCAGCATTGAACATGCATTCGCATCTGATGAAGTAAAACAGCATTTATCGACATTTGCTGAATAA
- the modC gene encoding molybdenum ABC transporter ATP-binding protein ModC codes for MLTIDIKKQLGDLDLQVNAQIPMQGICAVFGRSGAGKTSLVNILGGLSTPDNGQLTLGNTHLYHQQQKINLPPERRRIGYVFQEARLFPHYSVRGNLNYGNKDKDQDHFDTVVRLLGLGELLDRYPSTLSGGEKQRVAIGRALLTRPQMLLMDEPLAALDLPRKRELIPYLLQLAKTLDLPIIYVSHSLDEILQLADTMLVLDKGKVLVNGHLQAVWDSAEMRPWLPAKEQSSLLMARVTELNERYRMSKLSLTDGTYLWINGLPLPVDSKLRVRIHANHVSLCKTRPQDSSIRNILPTAITEIIHSESSDNVQVKLAFGDDHIWANITPWACDDLTLTVGQSVYAQIKGVSMTESEVAQSF; via the coding sequence ATGTTAACGATTGATATAAAGAAACAACTGGGCGATTTAGACTTACAGGTAAATGCACAAATTCCGATGCAAGGGATTTGCGCTGTATTTGGTCGTTCTGGGGCGGGTAAAACCTCGTTGGTGAATATTCTTGGTGGATTATCAACACCTGATAATGGTCAGTTAACCTTAGGGAATACGCACCTTTACCATCAGCAACAAAAGATTAACCTCCCTCCTGAACGACGTCGTATTGGTTACGTGTTTCAAGAAGCGCGTTTATTCCCCCACTACAGTGTGCGCGGCAACCTCAATTACGGTAATAAAGATAAAGACCAAGATCACTTTGATACAGTAGTGAGATTACTTGGTTTAGGAGAGCTATTAGACCGCTATCCATCGACACTTTCTGGTGGTGAAAAGCAACGCGTAGCTATTGGTCGCGCCTTGTTAACGCGACCACAAATGTTATTAATGGATGAGCCGTTAGCAGCATTAGACTTACCCCGTAAGCGTGAACTTATTCCTTATTTGTTACAGCTAGCTAAAACCCTTGATTTGCCAATTATCTATGTGAGCCACAGCTTAGATGAGATCTTACAACTCGCTGATACAATGCTGGTATTAGACAAAGGTAAAGTGCTAGTAAACGGTCACTTACAAGCGGTTTGGGACAGTGCTGAGATGCGCCCTTGGTTGCCAGCTAAGGAGCAAAGCTCACTGTTAATGGCAAGGGTCACAGAGTTGAACGAACGTTATCGTATGAGTAAGTTATCACTCACTGATGGTACTTATCTATGGATCAATGGCTTGCCTTTACCTGTTGACAGTAAACTACGTGTACGGATTCATGCCAACCATGTATCCCTGTGTAAAACACGCCCACAAGACAGCAGTATTCGTAATATTCTACCAACGGCAATTACTGAGATAATACACTCGGAATCAAGTGATAATGTACAGGTTAAATTAGCGTTTGGTGATGACCATATATGGGCCAATATCACCCCATGGGCATGTGATGATTTGACGCTAACCGTTGGGCAATCTGTGTATGCTCAAATCAAAGGTGTAAGCATGACTGAGAGTGAAGTAGCGCAGTCGTTTTGA
- a CDS encoding glycosyl hydrolase family 18 protein: protein MKSIFLKSTLKLAIVAAISAPVLAAAPQAPSIAWADYSKLGFVTINTDAVVSYKDMYTRVDVVEVPVSWNVWSGDKATTWEVEVNGNVMMSGSGTGKSTVLSFTEGGLKNMVVRLCNADGCSESATTELLISDTDGSHLKADLPMTTDPANTPYAQQKDNIVGTYFVEWGVYGRKYNVNDIPANNLTHIIYGFIPICGGTGDNKSLLDPNPSGHELLKKMCAGLPDYSVVVHDTWAALNSTYGEPATRLDGKKVGSLEIGKGTYGGLMALKKANPHIKILPSIGGWTLSDPFFGFTEKANRDVFVASTKEFLKTWKFYDGIDIDWEFPGGDGANTSLGDPEKDGPAYIALMQELRAMLDGLEAEYGRKYELTSAIGVGYDKIEDVDYGAAAQYMDNIFMMSYDFYGAWGPNTGHQTGIYCGAHISADKCNGAGEFAGKPEYTLDNATKLLLAQGVPAKKLVVGAAMYARGWQDVVAENGNPIGSIGSHIDSSEGSPFNGSLGGDGTDVNEAAWAWEAGIMDYRGVLKFLESNPNAIIGWDEIAKASFVWDEVSGTLLTYDTPRSVLAKGEYLKSLGLGGIFSWEIDGDGNGDILNAMNQAVNNPQGQTNWSGNVITNEAPRISITFPSGSVAHTEGDTAQFSALITDDKSVAAVEVTVNGVTQTVAQDATTYSGSFVVTLGSNTVIFKATDNEGTLSQKTVTITGNAQGLVCEDGSSIVNGECVVDPIVCEEGSSLVDDQCVVDEVVTETPFIAGSTQVSNGEVYSYQGSCYEAKNSPGTWEVPTSTSWFWTPVTCSGA, encoded by the coding sequence GTGAAATCAATATTTTTAAAAAGTACCCTTAAGTTAGCGATAGTAGCGGCAATTAGTGCACCTGTACTTGCGGCAGCACCTCAGGCACCGTCAATCGCGTGGGCCGATTATTCAAAACTAGGTTTTGTAACAATTAATACTGATGCAGTTGTTAGCTATAAAGACATGTATACACGTGTTGATGTTGTTGAAGTGCCTGTTTCCTGGAATGTTTGGTCTGGTGATAAAGCGACAACGTGGGAAGTTGAAGTTAACGGTAATGTCATGATGTCTGGTTCAGGCACAGGGAAAAGTACTGTTTTATCTTTTACTGAAGGTGGTTTAAAAAACATGGTTGTGCGTTTATGTAACGCTGATGGTTGCAGTGAAAGCGCAACGACTGAACTCTTGATTTCGGATACTGATGGTTCGCATTTAAAAGCTGACCTGCCAATGACGACAGATCCGGCTAACACGCCTTACGCACAACAAAAAGATAATATTGTCGGTACTTACTTCGTTGAATGGGGGGTGTACGGACGTAAATACAACGTTAATGATATTCCAGCTAATAACCTAACGCACATCATCTACGGCTTCATTCCAATTTGTGGTGGTACAGGTGACAACAAATCTTTATTAGATCCAAATCCTTCAGGCCATGAGTTATTAAAAAAGATGTGCGCAGGCCTGCCTGATTACTCGGTTGTTGTTCATGATACATGGGCGGCATTGAACTCTACTTACGGTGAACCTGCAACACGTTTAGACGGTAAGAAAGTGGGTTCATTAGAAATCGGTAAAGGTACTTACGGTGGTCTAATGGCGCTTAAAAAAGCGAATCCACACATTAAAATTCTGCCATCTATCGGTGGTTGGACATTATCTGACCCATTTTTTGGCTTCACTGAAAAAGCTAATCGAGATGTATTTGTTGCTTCAACAAAAGAATTTTTAAAAACGTGGAAATTCTACGATGGCATTGATATTGACTGGGAATTCCCTGGTGGTGATGGTGCCAATACCAGCTTAGGGGATCCAGAAAAAGACGGCCCAGCTTACATCGCATTAATGCAAGAATTACGTGCAATGTTGGATGGACTTGAAGCTGAATATGGTCGTAAATATGAGCTTACATCTGCAATTGGTGTTGGTTACGACAAGATCGAAGATGTTGATTATGGTGCTGCTGCTCAGTACATGGATAATATCTTCATGATGTCTTACGACTTCTATGGTGCATGGGGTCCAAATACGGGTCACCAAACAGGTATTTATTGTGGTGCTCACATTTCAGCTGACAAATGTAACGGTGCTGGCGAGTTTGCTGGGAAACCTGAATACACATTAGATAACGCAACTAAACTTTTACTCGCGCAAGGTGTGCCAGCTAAGAAATTAGTTGTTGGTGCAGCAATGTATGCGCGTGGGTGGCAAGATGTTGTCGCTGAAAATGGTAACCCAATCGGATCTATCGGTTCACACATTGATTCTTCTGAAGGTAGTCCATTTAATGGGAGTCTTGGTGGCGATGGTACAGACGTAAACGAAGCTGCTTGGGCTTGGGAAGCTGGCATCATGGATTATCGTGGTGTGCTTAAGTTCCTAGAGTCAAACCCAAATGCAATCATAGGTTGGGATGAAATAGCTAAAGCATCATTTGTTTGGGATGAAGTGAGTGGCACATTGTTAACATATGATACGCCACGTTCTGTACTTGCTAAAGGTGAATACCTTAAGAGTCTCGGTCTTGGTGGTATCTTCTCATGGGAAATTGATGGTGATGGTAATGGCGATATCTTAAACGCGATGAATCAAGCTGTAAATAATCCGCAGGGTCAAACGAATTGGTCTGGTAACGTCATCACGAATGAAGCGCCGCGCATTAGTATTACGTTTCCATCGGGTTCAGTGGCACATACTGAAGGTGATACAGCTCAGTTCTCAGCATTAATTACGGATGATAAATCAGTGGCAGCTGTGGAGGTTACTGTTAATGGTGTAACTCAAACCGTGGCGCAAGATGCTACAACTTACTCTGGCAGCTTTGTGGTAACGCTTGGTAGTAATACTGTTATATTCAAAGCAACAGATAATGAAGGCACTTTATCTCAGAAAACAGTCACCATTACTGGTAACGCTCAAGGCTTAGTTTGTGAAGACGGCTCTTCTATTGTAAACGGTGAGTGTGTTGTAGACCCAATCGTTTGTGAGGAAGGTTCTTCGCTTGTCGATGATCAATGTGTTGTCGATGAGGTTGTTACTGAAACACCATTTATTGCTGGTTCGACTCAAGTATCTAACGGTGAAGTATATTCGTATCAAGGTTCGTGTTACGAAGCTAAAAATAGCCCAGGTACTTGGGAAGTACCAACTTCAACATCTTGGTTCTGGACGCCAGTAACATGCTCAGGAGCTTAG
- a CDS encoding MATE family efflux transporter gives MSSSQLQAEALIKNMRDVASDAQIKRSFWRYAIPSITAMLVSGLYQIIDGIFVGHYVGVQGLAAINMAWPITFVVSGLGIMIGMGGGTLISMKRGEQDQTSAQQALNASFFLMVVLAILSATGLLLWGAELLRVQGGEGVIFNLGFDYVNIFAYGTVATIMAAAIPMLVRNDESPNVATALMIFGALLNIVLDYVFIGLWQWKLEGAALATIIAQLLVSIIGIIYFLSKHSSLKINESLIKVNPLMMSTIISLGISSLVMYLYTSFVFALHNRLFMQYGTSTTVGAFAIVGYIMTLYYLVAEGIAEGMQPPVSYYFGAQQFENIKKMLLLSIKVTVIAGVGFIVILNVMPNLMISLFTSDNAELITEAKNGIHLHLFAMFLDGIIVLASVYFMAIGKGGKALAISVGNMFIQLPFLYFLPQWLGVDGIWLALPLSNIALFVIVAPLVWHDIKQREQESLVMPCQQPS, from the coding sequence GTGAGTTCATCACAGTTACAAGCTGAAGCATTAATTAAAAACATGCGTGACGTAGCATCTGACGCGCAGATTAAACGTTCTTTTTGGCGTTATGCTATCCCATCCATTACCGCGATGTTAGTGAGTGGTCTTTATCAAATTATCGATGGTATTTTCGTCGGCCATTATGTCGGTGTCCAAGGACTTGCTGCGATTAATATGGCTTGGCCGATCACCTTTGTGGTATCTGGACTGGGCATCATGATTGGTATGGGTGGTGGCACCTTAATTTCGATGAAGCGTGGTGAGCAAGATCAAACATCTGCTCAGCAAGCGCTTAATGCCAGCTTTTTCTTGATGGTTGTATTAGCAATACTTTCCGCGACGGGTTTGTTGTTGTGGGGAGCGGAACTACTGCGTGTGCAAGGTGGTGAGGGCGTTATTTTCAACCTCGGCTTTGATTACGTAAATATTTTTGCCTATGGGACTGTTGCGACTATCATGGCAGCGGCTATCCCCATGTTAGTGCGTAATGATGAGAGCCCAAATGTGGCAACGGCATTGATGATCTTCGGTGCGCTGTTGAACATAGTGCTCGATTATGTGTTTATTGGTTTATGGCAATGGAAACTTGAAGGGGCTGCACTGGCGACTATTATTGCGCAGTTGCTGGTTTCTATTATTGGTATTATTTACTTTCTATCTAAGCACTCAAGCTTAAAGATCAACGAGAGCTTGATTAAAGTTAATCCACTAATGATGAGTACGATCATTAGCTTAGGCATTTCATCATTAGTGATGTACTTATATACCAGTTTTGTATTTGCATTGCATAACCGTTTATTTATGCAATATGGTACATCAACGACAGTCGGCGCGTTTGCCATTGTTGGTTATATTATGACGTTGTATTACTTGGTTGCAGAAGGTATTGCTGAAGGTATGCAGCCACCAGTGAGTTATTACTTTGGTGCCCAGCAGTTTGAAAATATCAAAAAAATGCTGCTATTGTCGATAAAGGTAACGGTTATTGCTGGAGTTGGCTTTATCGTGATTTTAAATGTCATGCCGAATTTGATGATCAGTTTATTCACTAGTGATAACGCTGAACTGATTACAGAGGCTAAAAATGGTATTCACTTACATTTATTCGCGATGTTTTTAGATGGCATAATAGTATTAGCGTCGGTGTATTTTATGGCGATAGGTAAAGGGGGGAAAGCCTTGGCTATTTCTGTGGGGAATATGTTTATTCAATTACCATTTTTATACTTTTTACCCCAGTGGTTAGGTGTTGATGGGATCTGGTTGGCATTACCTTTATCTAATATTGCACTGTTTGTTATTGTCGCCCCTTTGGTATGGCATGACATAAAACAGCGCGAGCAGGAATCACTAGTTATGCCATGTCAGCAGCCTAGTTAA
- a CDS encoding carbon-nitrogen hydrolase family protein codes for MKITTVQMNVSYKNKTENIAAVSTLLNDADSLGEVVLLPELFSTGYLFNDPSEIHTLSESLDDSQTLLALQGLATLHNVLIVAGIAEKTEDGFYNTTVVVNKSGLQDKYRKMALTNVDKQYFSRGRDIVTFEYLGVKFGLAICFDLWFPEIIRQYAEKGVDVLLHPANFGGEQSLHIARARAIENSMFVFTCNRIGSEETSAISGSYCGKSQAISPTGVPLMLCGSDTEVQTITIDVGAGKDKKVIGVNLLEEIAGITNEIIG; via the coding sequence GTGAAAATTACCACAGTGCAAATGAATGTGAGCTATAAGAATAAAACGGAAAATATAGCGGCAGTGAGCACGCTACTTAATGATGCAGATTCCTTAGGAGAGGTCGTGTTATTACCTGAGCTCTTTAGTACCGGATATTTGTTTAATGACCCAAGTGAAATCCACACACTCTCTGAATCTTTAGATGATAGTCAGACCTTACTAGCACTACAGGGCTTAGCGACGCTGCATAATGTTTTAATCGTTGCTGGTATTGCGGAGAAAACGGAAGATGGTTTTTATAATACGACTGTGGTGGTGAATAAAAGCGGCTTGCAAGATAAATATCGAAAAATGGCACTGACAAATGTCGATAAACAGTATTTTTCACGTGGCCGTGACATCGTTACGTTTGAGTATTTAGGTGTCAAATTCGGTTTAGCTATTTGTTTTGATTTATGGTTTCCGGAGATCATAAGGCAGTATGCTGAAAAAGGTGTCGATGTGTTATTACACCCGGCTAATTTTGGTGGCGAACAAAGTTTGCATATCGCGCGTGCTCGTGCAATCGAAAATAGTATGTTTGTATTTACTTGTAATCGTATTGGTAGTGAAGAAACGAGTGCAATAAGCGGAAGTTATTGTGGTAAAAGCCAAGCTATTTCACCTACAGGTGTGCCGTTAATGCTATGTGGTTCTGATACCGAAGTGCAAACGATAACTATCGACGTTGGCGCAGGCAAAGACAAAAAAGTAATTGGTGTTAATCTGCTTGAGGAAATAGCCGGGATTACGAATGAGATAATCGGCTAG
- a CDS encoding DMT family transporter produces the protein MATLYGFMAIGLWGTLALLGTVTANIPAFQLLSLCFSISAIIVIIKRVAIKKPIFTKPSLTLTQWLLGIIGLFGFHFCYFMALKFAPVIEVSLIVYLWPLLLATLVANKQSRFRALIGGSLGFIGIAFIIVGNGELTLNSDYRIGYALAAICAVIWGSYSWFLSTSNNDVEDIAWLSAAVALLALLAHWQFETSNWSFSLSEWGGILLLGLGPVGGAFYLWDIALKKGNQQLLASLSFSTPLISSVILAIAGFNAWSTNIIIALALILSGAIIANTKKKRVLGDAHI, from the coding sequence ATGGCTACATTATACGGTTTCATGGCGATTGGATTATGGGGGACTTTGGCGCTGTTAGGCACAGTTACGGCCAATATTCCTGCATTTCAATTACTCTCACTTTGTTTTTCTATCTCTGCAATCATTGTGATTATTAAGCGAGTCGCAATTAAAAAGCCCATATTTACTAAACCATCGTTAACCCTAACGCAGTGGCTGCTTGGCATAATTGGGCTATTTGGATTTCACTTCTGTTATTTCATGGCACTTAAATTCGCTCCGGTTATCGAGGTCAGTTTAATTGTGTATTTGTGGCCATTATTATTAGCAACACTCGTCGCTAACAAACAAAGTCGATTCAGAGCACTCATCGGGGGCAGTTTAGGCTTTATCGGTATCGCTTTCATTATTGTCGGTAATGGTGAACTAACGTTAAATAGCGACTATCGAATTGGTTATGCTCTTGCTGCTATCTGCGCTGTCATTTGGGGCAGTTATTCATGGTTCTTATCAACATCAAATAACGACGTTGAAGACATCGCTTGGTTATCTGCAGCCGTTGCATTATTAGCATTACTCGCGCATTGGCAATTTGAAACCAGTAATTGGAGTTTTAGCCTGTCAGAATGGGGCGGGATATTATTACTCGGATTAGGGCCTGTCGGCGGCGCTTTTTACTTATGGGACATAGCCTTAAAAAAAGGTAATCAACAATTGTTGGCGTCATTAAGCTTTAGCACACCTCTCATTTCATCTGTTATTTTGGCCATTGCAGGTTTTAACGCTTGGTCTACTAACATCATCATTGCACTCGCGTTAATATTATCCGGAGCAATAATTGCGAATACGAAGAAAAAACGAGTGCTTGGTGATGCCCATATATAG
- a CDS encoding DUF1059 domain-containing protein, giving the protein MARYYIDCRDYPGDVKCSVALAADSKEELLQAVIEHGASVHGYEDTPEFRTNITKEFKEGTPPM; this is encoded by the coding sequence ATGGCCAGATATTATATTGATTGTCGCGATTATCCCGGTGATGTGAAATGCTCAGTGGCACTTGCAGCAGATTCCAAAGAAGAACTACTACAAGCCGTTATCGAACATGGGGCAAGCGTACACGGTTATGAAGATACGCCTGAATTCAGGACTAATATAACCAAAGAGTTTAAAGAAGGTACACCGCCGATGTAA
- the modB gene encoding molybdate ABC transporter permease subunit: MLSDYEIAALLLSLKVSSVAVLFSLPFGIICAWILARCEFPGKSLFDSLIHLPLVLPPVVIGYILLISMGRQGSIGAVLYDWFGWSFSFSWRGAALAAAIVSFPLMVRAIRLSFESVDIRLEQAARTLGSNRLRVFFTITLPLTLPGIVSGMVLAFARSLGEFGSTITFVSNIPGETRTIPLAMYSFIQTPGAEHEAARLCVIAIIIAVLSLTASQWLAKKAQQRVAS, from the coding sequence TTGTTAAGTGATTATGAAATTGCAGCCCTGCTGCTAAGTCTAAAAGTATCGAGTGTCGCAGTGTTATTTAGCCTGCCATTTGGCATCATATGCGCGTGGATATTAGCCCGTTGTGAATTCCCTGGAAAATCGCTATTTGATAGTCTGATCCACTTACCTTTGGTGCTACCGCCTGTGGTAATAGGTTACATATTATTAATATCGATGGGGCGTCAAGGCAGTATCGGCGCGGTTCTTTATGATTGGTTTGGTTGGAGTTTCAGCTTTAGTTGGCGTGGTGCTGCATTAGCGGCTGCGATAGTGTCATTTCCATTAATGGTTCGTGCTATTCGCTTGTCATTTGAAAGTGTCGATATTCGCTTAGAACAAGCCGCACGTACACTGGGTAGTAATCGCTTACGCGTCTTTTTCACCATCACCTTACCGTTGACCTTACCTGGTATTGTTTCTGGCATGGTATTAGCTTTTGCCCGTAGTTTAGGCGAGTTTGGATCAACCATCACTTTTGTATCTAATATACCCGGTGAGACACGGACTATTCCGCTCGCCATGTACTCTTTTATTCAAACTCCAGGCGCAGAGCATGAAGCAGCTCGCCTGTGTGTCATTGCGATTATCATTGCCGTATTATCATTAACTGCATCACAGTGGTTAGCTAAGAAAGCCCAACAGCGAGTTGCCTCATAA
- a CDS encoding AraC family transcriptional regulator, with amino-acid sequence MPNNLSIRAYTSQIRSHYHEYHQLVLPLHGAIDIKVGDYTGKVSIGDCVIIKAGQQHDFRADDAARFIVVDMAILPVNITESDIEKFSINPPLLAYIQFIDKQLAHQVNKQLESTAFELFYQLLAQQTCHERIDARIAKVIHFIKQDISVLFSIEQLSDIACLSTSQYKKLFKQSMSMTTHQYITQLRMEKASALLAHTDLPIRIVAEQVGYQDLSAFSRRFSHYFGQSPKAFSY; translated from the coding sequence ATGCCTAACAACCTTTCTATTCGCGCTTATACCAGCCAAATACGCAGCCATTATCATGAGTACCACCAGCTGGTGCTACCATTGCATGGTGCGATTGATATTAAGGTTGGCGATTACACTGGCAAAGTCAGTATTGGTGATTGCGTGATTATTAAAGCTGGGCAACAACATGACTTTCGAGCAGATGATGCAGCCCGTTTTATTGTGGTTGATATGGCAATCCTTCCCGTTAATATTACCGAATCAGATATTGAAAAATTCTCGATAAACCCGCCTCTACTGGCTTATATACAATTCATCGACAAACAGCTGGCACATCAAGTCAATAAACAACTTGAATCGACTGCGTTTGAATTGTTCTATCAACTCCTTGCTCAACAAACATGTCATGAACGTATCGACGCTCGAATAGCAAAGGTTATCCACTTCATCAAACAAGATATCAGTGTGCTATTTAGTATTGAGCAGTTATCTGACATTGCCTGTTTAAGCACAAGCCAATACAAGAAATTGTTCAAACAAAGTATGAGCATGACTACACATCAATATATCACCCAACTTCGTATGGAAAAGGCCTCTGCACTGCTCGCTCATACCGACCTGCCTATTCGCATTGTCGCAGAGCAAGTTGGCTACCAAGACCTATCAGCCTTTAGCAGACGTTTTTCGCACTACTTTGGTCAATCACCTAAAGCGTTTAGTTATTAG
- a CDS encoding ribonuclease Z translates to MEIVFLGTSAGMPTKSRNVSGLAIRRANSKRWCLVDCGEGSQHQLLHTKLSLAHLQAIFITHVHGDHCYGLPGLLASASMSGRTDPLWIVGPRAIKTVIDVMQTATDLHLNYELKYKYIDDNDSLDDLAIEFDVDAVALSHRVPCFAYRFSENRLSNKLDVKKLEQDKIPRDKRWGDLQQGLDIQLEDGRYIRAQDYLLPLQRPRQIFIAGDNDTPSLLSQMAKTANVLVHEATYTEDIAIKVGAGPQHSYAKLVAQFAQDIGFENLVLTHFSPRYQSAINSSPSIIDIEKEARTVYHQNLFLAKDLDCYTLNKQGKLAKTIN, encoded by the coding sequence ATGGAAATAGTATTTTTAGGCACCTCAGCAGGTATGCCAACCAAAAGTCGTAATGTCTCTGGCTTAGCTATACGTCGTGCAAACTCAAAACGCTGGTGCCTCGTTGATTGTGGTGAAGGCTCGCAACATCAGTTACTGCATACCAAGTTGTCTTTAGCACATCTGCAAGCCATCTTTATTACCCATGTACATGGCGATCATTGTTATGGCTTACCTGGATTACTTGCCAGTGCCTCGATGTCAGGCAGAACCGATCCATTGTGGATTGTTGGGCCCCGCGCGATTAAAACCGTCATCGACGTCATGCAAACGGCGACAGACCTACATTTAAACTATGAACTAAAATATAAGTATATTGATGATAATGATTCGCTCGATGATTTAGCCATTGAGTTCGATGTAGACGCTGTGGCACTCTCTCATCGCGTACCTTGCTTTGCTTATCGTTTCAGTGAAAATAGATTGAGTAATAAACTCGATGTGAAGAAACTAGAACAAGACAAGATCCCCCGAGATAAACGCTGGGGAGATTTACAGCAGGGCTTAGATATTCAACTTGAAGATGGCCGTTATATACGTGCTCAAGATTATTTATTACCGCTACAGCGCCCACGACAAATATTCATCGCTGGTGATAACGATACTCCGTCTCTATTAAGCCAAATGGCGAAAACCGCCAACGTATTAGTGCATGAAGCCACTTATACTGAAGATATAGCCATCAAAGTAGGCGCCGGACCTCAGCACAGTTATGCCAAACTCGTGGCACAGTTTGCCCAAGATATTGGTTTTGAAAACCTAGTGTTAACCCACTTTAGTCCCCGTTATCAAAGCGCAATAAACAGCAGCCCTTCTATTATCGATATCGAAAAAGAAGCGCGTACTGTTTATCATCAGAATCTATTTTTAGCCAAAGACCTTGACTGCTATACCTTAAACAAACAAGGTAAGCTGGCTAAAACGATTAACTAG